One Salvia splendens isolate huo1 chromosome 1, SspV2, whole genome shotgun sequence genomic window, cactaactccttgttcggtcgaatactgagaccgaactgctttggttgccgatctgagagtagagcttgatgccgacctgagagcagagcttgattggatggcttttaccgagctgtaggctgaggccgaactctttggtaatgccgaactcatactcctgctttggttgccgatctgagagtagagcttgatgccgacctgagagcagagcttgataggttggcttttaccgagctgtaggctgaggccgaactctttggtaatgccgaactcatactcttccttgggctttgggctgatgggccgtcattgctgttgggcttgtttagtacgcaccccatcagtaATCAATTTCTCATTTGATTTCTTACTATAAGCCGAATCCCCCATGAACTAATTTAATTCGATCATCACTTGCTCTTGTTCTCACTCTAGGGTTTAGAACGATCCTTTTCCTTTCTAGTCACAAATTTTAGTTTCCAAACCAGAAATGCCGTTGTTAGAACTTAGCACTGTTTCCTGTACTTGTTTTTCCTTTCTGTTTCTAAGCCTGATAGGTCTAGCTTTCATGAATTGGTTTGCTGTTAGCTAGTTATGATTGTTCATGGTATGTTTGGCATAGCTGCTACTGACTTCAAATTATTGAGTGGCAGTGTCACCCAGGCATGGATGTCTACTGCTACGGTGAATTTCGAGCCCAGTGGTATCACACTCAATTTCAGCTTTACAGTGACCTCTTTTTTCTCAATCTCTGATACTAATGTTTTTTGCTTTTGGTGAAACCTGCAGCTAGAATATTTGCACCTTATTCAATTTACAAGGGTAAAGCTGCATTGTCAGCTGATCCCCTTCTCCCCAAGTTTACTAAATTGGAAGTATGATATCAAATAACAAACCTTAGTTATTTTCATGATATGTATTCCATTTTTGTGCTCTATTATGAAGCTGTAATTTGGATCCTTCGTTTGTAGACTGGGGATTACAGAGTTGAACGCCGTGGTGTCATCATGTTAACATTTTGGCCCTCAATTGGTGAACGCAAATATGATTGGGAGAAAAGGCAGGTACTTTTATGACTGATTTTACAGACCTTTTGTTATGGAAGGACTCAGGTGACTTTGTTGCTTGATCTGTATGTTTCTTCTAAATTTTGTACTGCTGGACTGATCAGTGGCTTATCTATATGTTATTCCGTATACTACAGAAATTTGCTCTGTCCGCCACGGAAGTTGGGTCCCTGATCAATTTGGGTCCAAAAGATTCATGTGAATTCTTCCATGACCCATCAATGCTATCAAGGTTGCTTTTTTATTTGGTGTGTTTGCATTTGAATCTTTTGCAAGCTTTTGTTCCCCGTTTTTTCATCTTTTGGTTAGTTTAATAGTGATATTAAATGCAATTTGATCTACACTCCACAGTAATGCAGGTCAAGTTAGAAAGAGTCTATCAATTAAAGCACATGCTGATGGTAGTGGTTACTTTGTTTCTCTGAGTAAgtggtttctttttctttggGCAGAGTAAATAGTTCTGTTTATTTATGAAGTTGTGCGAACAAATCATGAAGTCGATGACTGTAGCCAAATGGTGTGATTGGTATGATGTAGAACTTAGTCAATCCCTTACTCCCTTACTTGGTAGTTCTACCATCTGTACTTGACAACTTGTTTGATCTTTAATATTGAACAAAGTGCAATAGGAATACCTGAAGTCACTGAGTGAATATATGGATGTGCTGCTTTGCAGGTGTTGTCAACAATGCTGTCAACACAAATGATCGGTTTGTTGTTCCTGTCACTGCTGCTGAGTTTGCTGTCATGCGGACTGCTTTCTCTGTACGACATTATCTTTTAGTATTTTTTCTTGTTATCTACTTATTTGCAAACATGTATGAATTGCGTATAGTGAGATGCATCCTTCCATTTTGGTGATGGCTTGTAGATTAACTCAATATAGATAGTAAAGGATTCTTTAGCTACTAGTTGATCGTCTACTACAGATCTAAGCATTTTGATGCTTCAATGCTTGATTTAGTTCAAAGTTGATCTTTTTGTTTGGCATTGTTTGATTATTAGGTGTGTAGttattagaaaaaaattgaGGATTCCTGGTTACTGCAGCCTATAAATATGATGCTATTGATTCGTGCATTGTTATGCTTAGTTTAGTTTCATCTTCTTGGTGCAGTTTGCTTTGCCTCACATCATGGGCTGGGACAAAACTGTGGCAAAGCTCCCTTTTAGCAGTAACCATCAAGGTTCAGGTTCGGGTATGGGTATGGTGGTTCGTCAAGCTCAGACCTCTGAGTGGGATCGATAGATCTTTTGCGAAATCATGTTTGTAATCATATCCATTTTCTTGAATCTCAGACTGCTCATAACTACTCTTCCCAAGTGGATTATATAACCATTTGCAATTAACTATTTCAGAGGATAATATTTTCCCATATCTACATATCCACCTAATGTATATGAAAATGCAAAAGCCTCCAATCATATTATATCAACGAATGCACTCTAAACCTTTGCATATGACTAACCAAATCACAAGCAGAACAACACAGACAGCAGCATCAATGGCAACAACAATCCTCACTTGCCGGCACCACTTGTCCCTCAGATACTGGGGGCTAGTCTTGATCCCGTCAGAGTTCCCGGATCGCCTATGCTCTGGCGTCTCAATATCTATCACAGCAACTCCAACAccagcaccatcaccatcatccttcttcttctgcttcttcttcttgtcttGTTTGCAGGGCCTTGCAAGGAGAGGTGCTTTGGTGGAAGAAGTGCCTGCAGCTTCGGCCCCATTCATGTCCGGCCATGTGGACCCTCCTCCGCCCTCGGAGAGCCTTTCCAAGGATGCCACCAAGCGACAGGCGGCTGGCGCAAAGTGGTCGTTGTCGAGAGTGTTGGTGGATGAGGCGATGTTTGTGAACTGATCCCTCAAGCTGTGGAGGAAGGCGAGCAGGTGGGAGTTGGTGAGAGTGTGGCGGCGGAGAATGGCCAAGTAGACGAAGGCGCCGTCGATTAAGAAGGTGAAAGTGTAAGAAGCAATGGTTTGGGAGTAGGATCTGTGGTAAGGAGGGATGGATTCCAAGCATAAGGCGGCCATGTTGTCGATCTCATGGTTGCCGATGCTGTATTTGTACAAAATTCGGCCCTCTTTCCATACGCAGCAGTAGCAAACCTTATCCATGTCGGTCGGATTTCTGGTTATCTCCACAGACATCCCCACCGGTTTTATTGCAGAGACACCTaagctttttttaaaaattcaaatccCTTTCTACATACGAAGATAAGCTGTTGAGATGCAAGAGAGAGAAAGTCAACAGAGAGatgggagggagggagggagagggagagggagagggagagagagagtaatAATGACTAGTTCTAGTTCTAGTTGAAGTTGAAGATAGGACAAGTAGTTAGAGTTTAAGTCAGTAGTTGACTCCGTCAAAATGGATCTTCTGCAAATATGTGGAGTTATGATTTGGTAAACaaacttcatttttcatataaaaattTAAGTTAAACCTACGAACTTGTTACTTTGCAGTTTACATTGATCACCTATACATATTGATAGTAAGATTTGTGGTTTATGTATTGAGATTAAGATTTGAAAAAACTGCTTAGTTCAAGCAATTTTTGGTTAATTTTGTAACTTCAAAGAATATGATGAATTGTAATAATGTTGacatattttttcatttgtaCCATAATCACGTATTTGGGAGAAGTTATGTATAATGTGACAAATGAAATATACTAGACAAAACATTTACCTACTTCAACAATGTCATGTAATACATCGAGTCAACTACtatctttgatttttttacaTGTAAGCGTTTCGTCAATAAACTCAAACACGTAGCAAGCTGAATTATTCAATATAAGACAactgaaaaaatatcaaaattatgaCATAATCagccatttttaaaaattgcaaaattaataaaaaaattaaccaAACCtcgtgatttttttaaaatttatcctCTTTTTTACTATAACCCGATCATTCTATATGTATGATCTTATGTTTAAAAGTTTAAATACATGTATGCCATAAATATATCTTCTCCAGCCaactataaataaatacacgcacacacgcacacacacacacactcactcaACGTGAGTTGGTACTTGGTAGAGATGGTGACTGATGAACCTTAATCATACATTTGACTTGTCCAAGTGTTGgaaaaatacataaatagaGACAAGATGCCTCTTCACTCTCAATGAAGAAAAACTAATACTCCAATATATTCCAATTCATGAGTAGACTCATTTCACAGTCTCCCTTTCACCTTCTTCATCACCATGCCCGGTATCTTGATCCCTTGCGATGGCAGCATCCCCTTCTCCATCACCCTCCGAAGACGGCTCACTAGTTTGAGGATCTTCATCAATGGCGGCTTCTTCATCACTAGTTTCCGGATCTTCGTCAGACGGTTGGGTATCCGGGGGAGGTTTAGTCAAAGCAAGAAGGGAGTGGCGGCATAGTGGACAAGTGGTATGAGTGGTTAGCCAGAGACCGATGCAATCCATGTGAAACGTGTGCTCACAGCTCGGTATCTGCTGTAACTTATCCTCGGCCTGGTACTCCCCTAGGCACACTGAGCATCTGCCATTACAAACCACCAAGGTTTAGTGAATGATGCATGAACTGCAATGGAACCAATCATGCAACCATACTCCTCACATCAGAAATGTTTGAGCCCCACAACAAAAAAATTTGCATCTTGGCACATCTCAGTGTTTCTTTTTAAGACCAATCCAGTTATACAGATGGAGATTTCTTTCCCAACTTTATACTCCCAATAGAGTCATAGATGCATTAGATTTGGTTACAAATTTATCATAACAAAATGAGGGATAAAAAAAGATTAATTTTTCTTTATCACATTTGAGTAGTCCCCATATTTTTTTATCTCATGTTTGATAATTTTATCATGCCAACTCCCCCAAGTACTGTTAATACACCAACCACTCATGATTATACCATCCAAAATTGGAGTCAAAATGAGGGGAAAACATGTCCTAAGAAATTCTCCCTTGAAATACATATACTCTATAGAACAAGTGAAAAGGGGGAAAACACCAAAGACAAGACAACCTACAATTACATAGCTAAGTAAACTTCAACTATATCTATTTATAGCATAGCATCTTGAATTTAGATGAAGTAATGAAATAAGGGCCAACTTACTGTGTGTCTTTGACAGAAAAGCTCTGATTAAAGACAATAACAGGCAGCATCTCCCTCAGCTCCTTCTTTAGCCCAAGCTCACACTAAACCAATCAATAGTTAGCATTATATTAATGAGAACTGTCTCAAATCTGAAGGAAAATTATCACATACCCTGGAGAGATCATCGCCGATTTCAGACATTAGGACAGAATTATTAGCCCTCATTCTGAGAGAAGACCAGTCCGCCCTTCGCCGCCGCAGATAGAACCAATAAAACAAGAATAAAAGtataaaagtgaagaaaattGGGACAGAGAAGATGAAAGTCTGGTAGATTTTCAACTGCGAAGAGCCATTCGAGCAACAATTGCTACCATTGCTGCCTATTTCTTGATCTGAGATGCTGTTCTTCACACTTAGCGACATCACCGACACTCACTTCCTCTGGATCCAAATTAGTAGATCGCATTTGTTGAACCCCCACTTGATTAGACGAAGCAAGATTGGATTTTTTTCACTCTCTGTTTTGGAGAAATGGAGATGAGCTGCGGAATTAGTTGGGAGAATGGAAGGTCGAATTGTAGTTGTGGAGAGAAATGTAGCAAGTAGGATCTGGGATTCGTTTGGATATAGACAGAGATCTCAACAAAAACTCTaactgatgaatccgcgaatttctggtggtagtaaatgcaggaaagtaGAAATcacaacacagagatttacgtggttcgatttactgaggtaaatctacgtccacgggaagaaaagagggcagagttgtattgcttgatctgttttctacagcttacaaatacaagcttgctatatgatattctctctcttagAGTTGGTGAATCCTCTATCGGATCTAAGTTCCGTTTATATatagaactgagatcgtggcttgcatcaccaccctaagtcgtggaggtcacggaggtcatgagatcctgcatggccactaattaggcggtggcatacatcatcagtaattatgtcgtggatgtcgtggaggtcatgagagcctgcatgggtccaccactagatagatcgtgtctcccagtccggtattgccgagcagcttttgccgatgctgagaccgaactgctgaactattgccgagcagcttttgccgatctgagagtagagcttgatgccgacctgagggcagagcttgattggttggtttttactgagctgtaggctgaggccgaactctttggtcatgccgaactgatactctttcttgggctttgtgctggcttgtttagtacgtactccatcactacccccccccccgaaaagcgaagtgaatcacttcggcatcctgGATaatggtacggggtaagttgatgtttgtcctcggtcttatgaagtgaactcttctttgaccagacttggtccttggtcttgatgaaataaacatctttgaccggactcgtctttggcctgatgaaataaacatctttgaccggactcgtctttggtctgatgaaataaacatctttgaccggactaagcttgtgtcctaatttggcgagttttatcgctcggatcggactttccgttgtcctaatttggggatcggactttcccttgtcctaattcggcgagttttatcgcgtggatcggactttcccttgtcctaattcaggcaagttttatcgcgagaatcggactttcgttgcagttcgtttcagacgaagtgcttgatttttaagccgaattgtggtcttgtatcctctttagaagcttggacttcacaatcgttggcttattgcagctcgtttcagacgaactgcttgtttaagctgaattgtggtcttgtatcctctttagaagctttgactcacaatcgttggcttgtacacgttctaagaaggggatcagccttcgaagaacaagatacctcagttacatttgtaagagacgacactcacatagacagacacaacgcacgtaagACAAACAAAAACGCACATAGGCAAAGagagcaaaataaaaaacaaggaaagcacataagactgactgaccgaccggactgtctcttacaaatggaacttcttgaggttggaaatgtgccatgttcggggtacctgttctcctgacatgtgagccaatctgtaagaccctttgccgaggacttctgacacccgatacggaccttcccatgtgggttcgagcttgcccagcttttctgctcggcttacttcgttgtttctcaagacgagatctcccacttgaaattgcagcttcttcacccgttggttgtaataccgggctacttgctccttgtacttggctgcttttatgcacgccaattctcttctttcttcggccagatctaacTCGGCTcgcagtccgtcatcattcatttctgaggagaaatgtAGAGTTCgtggactgggtacgccgatctcaaccggaatcacggcttcagtgccgtacaccagactgtacggagtttcaccgctggaggttgtgggtgtagttcggtaggaccataggacttgagggagattttctacccattgtcctttggcttgttctaaccgagcttttaaccctttcaccaggatacgatttgttacctccgtttgtccgtttgcttgtggatgagagaccgaagtgaaccgctgttgaatattcagctcttggcaccaattcttgaacgtcttgtcggtgaactgagtcccgttatccgagatgaggatgtggggtatgccaaatcggcacactatgttcttccagacgaaatccaatgccttcgagctcgttatcgtagctaatggttcagcttccacccacttcgtaaagtagtccacggcaacgattaggaatttcatttgccgaggagcttgaggaagtggtcccactatgtctatgccccattgcatgaaaggccaagggctctgcatagtggatagatcggtctgcggcatctttgggatatttgcatggatttggcacttcgggcaggtcttgacgagctgcactgcttcttgtaccaaggttggccaataatatccccatctcagaacttttttagctaaagctctggctccgatgtggctaccgcacgatccttcatgaacttctctgaggatgtagtccgtctctcctggtcctacgcaccgcaataatggctggaggtaagactttctaaagaggactccttcatgaagttcgtaccgaagtgctcggctcgtgatcttccgagcttctctcctatcctcgggcaattgtccttgatccagatactgcaagatcggcgtcatccagttcggcgagctggataccgaatgtacctcggcttcatcaatgcttcgatgcattaattcttccgcctttgagctcggatctgaggccaacttgcttaaggtatctgctcggctattttccgctctaggaacgcggattatccgaaaataggagaaacttcggctgatgctttgcgctttgtccaaatacttcttcattctctcgtcacgagcttcacttgtacccaacatgtgatttactatgacttgtgaatcacaatggactttgagagatttggcgagcagactttgcgctaactggagtccggcaagaagggcttcgtactcggcttcattattagtagtggggaataggaaacgaagtgagtaggttacctcgtgtccgtcgggagcgacaagtaaaataccagctccacttcccatcttgtttgaagctccatctacgaatccgctccagcagtccggcggctctacttcggattccaagggctgtgctagttcggcattggcagactttttctgttcggcaatgacagggattgcttgatcgaacttggcctctgtaagaaaatctgccaaggcttgtcccttgatggctttccgaggtaggtactcgattgagtgttctcccagctctatggcccatttggcgattctgcctgatgcttctggcttggtcaaaacttgccgaagaggcagatcggttaagacgcataccttgtgagcatagaaatatggccgcagtctccttgctgcatttactaacgccagagcaattttttccagaggttgataccttgtttctggacctcttaatgctcggcttgtaaagtagatgggaaactgctttaggccttcttctcgtacaagcaccgcactgatggtttgatctgatgccgctaagtataagaatattacttcggctccggttggagcagagagaataggaagctcggctagataacttttgagctcgtcaaaggccttttttctgctcggctccccactcgaactttggtgcctttttcaacaccttgaagaacggcagttgcttttcggctgcttgggaaaggaatcgattcagtgcggctagacatccagttagcctttgcacgtcatgtatggacttcggcattgtcatgttctgaacgacttgaactttggaggggtttgccttgagtccgtcctttgaaacccaacaacccagaaacttttccgaatctaccaaaaaggtacacttttggggattaagtttgaggttggctttcttgagcacgttgagagtggacttgaggttgtcttcgtactccgaagtgcttttgcttttgacaactatgtcgtcgacatacacttcaacctgctttccgattaggtgccgaaaaagcttgtctaccatcctttgataagtggctccggcattctttaaaccgaatggcatctttttataagcgaaaatgccgaaatcggtaatgaaagctgttttcggagcgtcactctcatccatcaacacttggtgatatcctttgtataaatcaagaaaacagaaaatttcgaagccgatcaaagcttctacttttttatctatattcggaaggggatagcaatctttaggacagtgcttgtttagatcggtaaaatctatgcacatccgccatcctcctccttttttcttgatcatcacaggattggccacccaggaaggatattttacctcgaatagtacatccgcttttagtaattggcggacttcgtcatggatgacttggcttctttctgccgcaaagagtctttgcttctgttttatcggccggaccgaaggatcaatatttaaccgatgagtgattacctcggggggcactccggtcatgtccaacggagaccatgcaaagacgtctttatactccttgaggagctggatggttttttcccggagtagaggcgttcctgcgaagccgatcttgaccactctggatggatcatcttcgtataactgaacggtcattgagttcggctctgaagtgacttcggtcatctcgcttgcctctgactccggttgctgtgattgctatgcttgatggtgccgaactggttgctcggcacttttaagcgcaatctgcagacattcttttgctctcttttgatcacctcggatgaccgctatcccacctttagtggggatcttgatggtgaggtgataagtagagcaaacggcccgaactgtgttgagccagtctctccccaggatgatgttgtacggggaccgagcttttaccacaaagaactcgatcatcgtattggagcttgtaggcgcttttcccaccgtgatcggaaggctgataataccttcagggcgggtgtcttcctgggcgaaacttttcagaggaagtggagccggactgagccgagctggatccacttccattttatcaaaacattctttaaaaagaacgctgactgacgctcctgtatccacaaatactctgtggatcagtttgtttgccactccggcttgaatgacaatagcgtcttggtgaggagagatggctgggacgggatcggcatctgaaaatgtaatcacttcgtctttcttcagccttttatgtgtcggctcctcttgattggaacctctgcgttctgcttttagggacgacttagttttcccggcagggagagcatcaatagtctggattactccatcatattgcggctcgtcgtcgtcttcgggatcttcatgccttttcggatcctgaggattgcagttcgcacctctctgctttttgttctttttcggctgcttgctttggtatttttttaacgttcctgttttcacaagaacatcaatacctgcagccaaatttcggcactcctcggtatcatgaccgtgggcttgatggaaggagcaatattgatcctgaggtcgccgcgcggctgatttcgtcatccgctttggtttttcgaacatatcggaatgtagttcgaaaatttccgtttttgacttgtttaatggtacgaactgagcgggcggcttctcaggattgagccgtggccccaatctgccttgtaccggtgccctttgaattctttcaaaaggagttcggcgaggaagcacctggccgctttgatcgggcttctttttctcttcttgggatgagctgtctaaagaccgttttcgacggtctgcctcatccgcacgggaaaactggtccgcaatgtcccacatttcttgagctgtttgcgggccgcactccacgagctttctgtagagagctccgggcaggattccattttggaatgccgaaatgacaagtagatcgttaaGATCAtttacttgtaggcattccttgtggaatctcgtcaggaagtcgctgatcttttcgtcgcgaccttgacgtatagaaagcagctgagccgaagtaattcgggcttccgctttctgaaagaacctcctgtggaaagcatccattagatctcggtaggatctaatgctgccttgaggaaggctgtcgaaccaccttctggcgttcccgatgagcagctcggggaacagcttgcacatgtggacctcattgagaccctggttcgccatattatactgatagcgtcccaagaagtcatgaggatccacgagtccgtcataggttatcgacggagttcggtagttccgcggcaaaggagttcggatgatatcgtccgagaacggagtctttaacgctccgtacatggcgaacccgacatctcttcggtacggaggagaaggagttctcctgtgattccggtgccgaggagaaacaggaacatgtcggggttgaggattctctctcctggaagacacgtcactactgcggtagtgactttcatgcctagacgaggagggagaatccgtcgttgtcttctccggctgttggctcttctgcaggaaggttaagaactcctcctgcttctcagccaagaacagcttgacagcctcattcaaatcaggctgctgggaagactcggtgtgtggaccttttgagcggcttgttccttcaccgtgagaactggatacagacttctcacgaggctgctttccaggcctatgggctgctgggtTAGTTTCCTCATggtcatcacggacggaggcacgggagtTGTGCGATctggcatgcatttttttttttttttttttttttttttttgtagtggaaaaagggtcaaaaattcgctttatcacagatttggttctctgtttcccacagacggcgccagtgatgaatccgcgaatttctggtggtagtaaatgcaggaaagtaGAAATcacaacacagagatttacgtggttcgatttactgaggtaaatctacgtccacgggaagaaaagagggcagagttgtattgcttgatctgttttctacagcttacaaatacaagcttgctatatgatattctctctcttagAGTTGGTGAATCCTCTATCGGATCTAAGTTCCGTTTATATatagaactgagatcgtggcttgcatcaccaccctaagtcgtggaggtcacggaggtcatgagatcctgcatggccactaattaggcggtggcatacatcatcagtaattatgtcgtggatgtcgtggaggtcatgagagcctgcatgggtccaccactagatagatcgtgtctcccagtccggtattgccgagcagcttttgccgatgctgagaccgaactgctgaactattgccgagcagcttttgccgatctgagagtagagcttgatgccgacctgagggcagagcttgattggttggtttttactgagctgtaggctgaggccgaactctttggtcatgccgaactgatactctttcttgggctttgtgctggcttgtttagtacgtactccatcactaacCTAAATAGATAAAGTTGAGAGATATAGCTGTTTCTCTCTCATAAAATCTTCTTTGTCAGCTtccacactacacacattttcACCATGTACGGTCTCCTCTCCTCAAGTAGAACTAAGAGCATCATGTCCCTGCGGACCGGCGTgcctgacgtccgccattaggcagcatgcacacggatacggacgtccgctgcggacatcgaagttccgcggctttccaggacgtccgtcgggacgtctgccattgcgttgacacgaTGGACTTCCCGGCGGACGtcgtgatttttttattgttttttgtggatgtccgtcgggatgtccttggggatgtccgtcattgtgtagtgggatgtccctatgacgtggcagtgcagtgggatgtccttatgatgtGACAGAAGATGTTTTTGGgaagtgcagtgggatgtccttatgatgtggcagaaggtgttttt contains:
- the LOC121793046 gene encoding single-stranded DNA-binding protein WHY2, mitochondrial-like encodes the protein MIVHGMFGIAATDFKLLSGSVTQAWMSTATVNFEPSARIFAPYSIYKGKAALSADPLLPKFTKLETGDYRVERRGVIMLTFWPSIGERKYDWEKRQKFALSATEVGSLINLGPKDSCEFFHDPSMLSSNAGQVRKSLSIKAHADGSGYFVSLSVVNNAVNTNDRFVVPVTAAEFAVMRTAFSFALPHIMGWDKTVAKLPFSSNHQGSGSGMGMVVRQAQTSEWDR
- the LOC121793040 gene encoding phytolongin Phyl1.1-like, which encodes MSVEITRNPTDMDKVCYCCVWKEGRILYKYSIGNHEIDNMAALCLESIPPYHRSYSQTIASYTFTFLIDGAFVYLAILRRHTLTNSHLLAFLHSLRDQFTNIASSTNTLDNDHFAPAACRLVASLERLSEGGGGSTWPDMNGAEAAGTSSTKAPLLARPCKQDKKKKQKKKDDGDGAGVGVAVIDIETPEHRRSGNSDGIKTSPQYLRDKWCRQVRIVVAIDAAVCVVLLVIWLVICKGLECIR
- the LOC121793057 gene encoding RING-H2 finger protein ATL58-like, encoding MSLSVKNSISDQEIGSNGSNCCSNGSSQLKIYQTFIFSVPIFFTFILLFLFYWFYLRRRRADWSSLRMRANNSVLMSEIGDDLSRCELGLKKELREMLPVIVFNQSFSVKDTQCSVCLGEYQAEDKLQQIPSCEHTFHMDCIGLWLTTHTTCPLCRHSLLALTKPPPDTQPSDEDPETSDEEAAIDEDPQTSEPSSEGDGEGDAAIARDQDTGHGDEEGERETVK